GGTATTGTATCTACATAATAATGAAATATGACAGTGGAATAGAAACATCTTTTCCCTGATCCTCTATATCCGGGAAAATACAGTAAATGTTTTGACGACAGTTTGATCACAGGGCTGTGTATTACATTTCTGGAAACAAGCAGGGACATCTCATTCTGCTCACAAGAACATTCAGTGTACTGTAAGTCTCTCCTTAGAATTTAAGTGTCTTCTTAGAACTGCAAGTCTCTCCTCAGAATTCACAACTTGTTCTTAGCTGTCACTATCTCCATCAAAGGAATCTCATCATATTCATATTAACTGGTTCTCAGCTCTTGTTTTCCTCACTGCATTTCATCAGCATCTGCAAACTGGTCCTCATCCATCTGATTTGTGTTTTCTTCATTACCTGCTAAATGATAGTTATGAAAAGGTCAACCTTTAGATTTAGATTTAGTAAATAAGATAAATAATTCCATCCTTTGATGGTATCttaaaccttcaaaattataaaaaaaagtcaaatcCATGTTTTATTATAACTGTTGTGATTGACTGACCGTTAGGGCGGTTTTGTCCGTCTCCCTGTCCCTGTCCGTTGAGGAGCAAGTTTTCGAGGTGCTCCAGTGTCCTCTGTCCCTCAGGAGTTAAGTTGTCCTCGCCTTCCATGCCCTCGTAATAATTGGCCTCAAAATCTGAATGAAGAGTTATAAGCACTTATACAGATTCAAAGCAATACTTATGGGGTAATGAAATACATAGAGATATCAACAAATTGGTTTAATAAAACTTAATTTCTCCTTTACAAAACatgataaatattgattttaaaacataacagAAACTGAACATCTTCTAATATACCGGTACAATAGCTGTATTTCTATGTGACATTCTTCACGTTATTTTCTAAATCAACATGACATTCAGAATATTAACTTGGATTACTGTTgactattttttcatttaaacagtGCAAAGAGAGtcctttaaaaatgatattatggTCAGCTAGAATAAAAAGCTAGAGTTTTTATCATAACTTTAGAAACATAGGAAATAAAGAGTTGGTCTAAAGTATGTTCAGAACTGAATCTCATCTTGGATATATCTATACTGCAATTCCCTCCACCAGTTTAAAGAGAAAATACTCTATATACAAGCAATCTTTTAATCTTTAGGAAGAGAGGTAAACAAAGTCCTACCATCAGCCTCCGAGTCTGTGTCCTGTTCGTCTGGGTGAAGGGCCTGACAGTCGGACATCGAATTAAACATGGCATCCACTgagacaacaaaatcaaattACAGTGTCAGAGGACAAACTGATTGTGTGTACAAACATACCACAATACCAGTTGAAAGAAAACTCAAAGAACATATTATGATtgcttttatatattcataGTTGAAGGACCTTTTCTTTATAAGAAAAAACCAAGTCATTAGAATTTAGatgaaataatgtaaaaatcaaagaaaaataattttacaatggatTCTGCTTTTATTGCAATGTACTTACAAGCTCCCTTGTCAGCGGGGACAAATCTGACTTCTGTAGTGGCAGTATCCCCCTCAAAAGGCCCCACTACTTCATCTTCATCATCTGAGGATTTCTGTCGGGGGTCTGCATCATCTACAAAAATTAATGCAGTGTCATATTACATCCTTTACAGAACAGCCGTAGAAACTTACAGTGCTGAAATCTACATGctccgtttatcgattggttgaaacCTAGAGCGTCCTAAGAAAAATCatagactgcacgaaataatcatgatgtaagactcaaattcccataggagacgatttggctgtttgtTTTAGCTAACCTTCTTATGTACATGAAcagtaatttattaaatttcacTTACATTTTACAGTCAATTTAATAatgtgttaaaagaaagatgtaaatataaacaataaaatgttttcattgataattcatgcgggttatgaaggtagtgatcattgcagaaaaaatttacataaccctcTTTAGCTACAAAACATCTCATGACATAAGAATCTAAGCTCTCCCACAGAGACATGAATGTGCTTCCGTGATGTTATCATAAATTTATAGATGTAAATCTAGGCCACAGTTATTGTGCGACCACTATCATGTATCATTTCTTGGCAAGCTTACCTGAGAGTTTCCCATCCACCATTAGAAAAAGACACTCATGTGGGAATGCATTAAGGTCTCTTGAGACGGCATGGAGGCTGATGGAGGGATACTGCAGGGAGAACCCTTGTCCACTGCTGTTTCTCCAAGTTACCACACTGAAATCATCAAATTATGATATACTGCAAGACTCGGATTAACTAAAATATTAGAGCTATGCCTTATtacaagattaaaaaaaatcacaatcaAGATTAGAATATTGGTAAACCACTTGGACATACAAAATTTcctcttgaatgaaattttCGCTGAAACTTTAGACTAGACTTGGAGGTTACAAGGAACTGATCTAAGATCTGATGAAGATGCTATACTAATGTTATTGATAGTCCCAGTATTGTTGGCAAGCAAATCTGAGGATTACTCTTTTTAGCTCTAAACAATCATCTATTAAGTTTAATCAAGGTTTGATTAAATGATTCCTTTATATATTGTGATTTGATTCGTTTCGTTAGGTATATTTAGCTGTTTAgtttataaaaagttaaaaccCTGATCTAGGTGAAACGCCAGGTTTTTAAAGAGTTCCAGCTTCTTAACGGTCAATCAAATATTATAATTCCATTATTAAAATTAGGTAATTAAGCAACACCGGTTTGTGTCTGGGATTTCTCATCTTAGAAAAGGTTAGCACTCTTAATTTGACACCAATCATAAATAGAAAGTAAGCATGGaagaaatctaaaaataattccatACAAATAAATACACACTTGTTGTATAGGCctatattatacattttaaatactCCTTTTCGTTTagttgtcacatttattttaattttacaaaaaattaagaaaattcgGGTTACACATACAGCATAATGACTTACTTGTCTGTTATGTACAAAGACCCGTTCCCTTGACTGTCATCCTCCACATAAGCGACTGTTTCGTCTTGTACATGTCTCACCCCTTCCGTTGGAACGTCAAGAGCTGTCAACAACATTTTTCGGTTAGTTTCCTCAGTCAAAACACATGGCATTTTCCCTCATCGTTTACCTCACGTTTGGGGAATCACCTAatttttagccaatcaaatcCTTTCTTTGCAACAAAGCGGATTAATATCTTTACTCTTAAAAAAGGTTCTTTATCGtggataattaaaattttaggtTTAAGTCGTATACTGAATTAATTTTGATGCTCAAATGGAATTTTTTCAATCTGGTCAATAACCCTACCTTGTATGATTACTGAAGCCTTCTCACCACATCCGGCGCCATGATCCGGTAGTGATGCGCCACCTATGCAGTGTCAATATAACTCAAAAGTACACAAGTATAAGGGTCGTTTAATTCACCGAAAGGGATTTCATTGACATCTACCATACAGTGAAATTTAAATCACTGCAGATAAGGTAAGTTGTCAAGGTTCATTGGCTTCTTGAATATTAGTGCTGCGATCTGATTGTATAACGTGTAcataattttgtcaatataaGCAATTTAAGTGGATGTGCTCGATTGAATAAATACTATTGTTAGCTTTTCAGCATAATGCTTATTAAAGCTTTCTTTACGAAGGAAGGTGAATTTGAAaggaaacttttttattttaattccaTCAGCTGCAGCAGCTGTTTTGAATTTGAATGTTATTATTGGAAAGGAAATCCTCTTTTGTATGATAACCTGCCTCCCTAACAGCATCAACACacattctcttttgagaagtggacaggcatagccttaTAGTGTATCCACTTTGTGGaggtaggctatgcctgtccacttctcaaaagagaacaCACCAACATTAAGTACAGATTCTCTGTAAATCTCCAATGTCATTGTCTATGCAATTTGTATAAATCAAGCATTCAAAACCACTACAAGGAACTTATTACTTGTAATGGAAATACATCAGGAAAAATTTTCTTGACTAGGTGTAACTATTAACTGAAGACTTTCTACGTATATTACTTAGGATACTCAAAATTTTACTCAATAATTTATAATGAgaattcttataaaattttgatcagTGATGTAATCCTAATATTTGGGTAATGCGACACAAAGACATATcatgaaaaattttgaattttggaaAGAAGGTGCATTGAGCCTATTGTGAGCAGCATTAATTTTAATCAGCTGTATGTGAGGATACTTTTTTAAAGTATTCTACTTTGAGtttgttaagatatattttaGTGCTACATTCAGGCAGTTAATGTAATTCATGTACACAATTTAAACAGGCTTTGAATAATGTATCCGTATCTTAATTTTGCATCACGGTCTATATATAATCATCAACAATGAACGTTGAATGCTAGTCTGTAATCAATATGTGTAccagtttgtacatgtatgcatactGACACTTCCAGCTGCGTAAGTGCAATGCACttaagtctgtcccaagatatttatgcagcacatttggacaacttttaataaaaatacacatacctgtaaaagaagagcaattgaaattgataaaagaaaaaatatccaagatcagTTCATTGAAACATTATGatttttcactcggaaaaagCCACACATTAACAGATTTCATATGGAGAATTTTAATGGGAATTGTTGACATCTTATCCCCTTTTGGAAGTCAATCAGATTACCTTGcccaatttttcattttatgatcTGGGTACTGTTCAATACAAAAACCTGGTACACTCCTTTATTTTTAGCTGTGTATTGAGCCAGATGATCTTGAGGGGATGTTTCATaagagaaatcttggaaatttttcatacttttgaatgaacaacTTTGAACTCTGAGGTATAATTGAATATGgagtaattaagcaaaatatgaatcttgggacagagtataatatgCTTTCGAATAGAGTGATGCAAAAGTATAGATGCTTTTGCTTTATATCGGTGAAATGTTGTGATTTTCTGGACACAGGGTGATTTCCTTCCTCCAAATTAACAAACCACAATTCTGTCcatgatttattaaaataactGTATTTCCATCAGATTGTACAGATTCAATCAAAGTAAATCTATTTATTGAAGTCCCTCGCCCACAACTGCCGCCCACAACTGCACCCGTCCAATGGGCTGTTGGAGATCATTAGCAGAATTGGCATCTTACTCTGCTGAAATGGTACAGTGATTCTTAAGTTTCTTCGTCCCTAGATACAGGTTTGAATCTCAGTTTGGGATGCTCCTTTGAATGAGCTTCCCAAGGCGACCATCTTGTGGTGAATGTTAGCAAAATTAAGCTGTAGATCTGGCAGTTCAGTGGTTCTTGGTGCCCCGCAGAGATATGGATTACCATGAAGTAAAGATGGCTGTGTCATTGTGACTGAGAAATCCTCCATTGGATGTCGAATGATGGTAAACAAAAGAATTCATTAATGGTTACTGCAGCTCAGTGCTTTATATTACATAATACTGCTTTATCCTTTTTTTATTGTGACTATTTTAAGAGTTGAAAAAGTTGAAGAATTGTCTTGTCAATGAATTCCAATGATCTTCTTAAAACCCTGACTCTGCCATAATTTGACTGCTACATTACGTGCAGGCAGTTTCCCCAGACTTGCAACCACCACAACTGaatgttttataattgaaaaaaacctattctaaaaaaacttaaatttaaaccCCAGAAATATTAGTTGGTGTCTGAGAAGAAGTTAGTCATCATAGATTGTTTAAGTTAAAAATCATCAGAGTCAAATCATGTCTTTCCTTCTTATGACTAAAATGTTGCAATCATTACATGTGGTTTTGGTGAGGGAAAGAAAAATGGGGATGGAGAGAAGGTAAAGGAGAATTTCAGAGCGATAGATTTTTGTAAAACCATTGTCTGCTCACCTTGTTCTGCACAACTGAGCTACATGGTAGCATGGTTTGTGGGGAGTGCATATTGATTGTATTGAAGAGAGGCAACATAATCCAAACCAAACGTTGAAAGTAAATTATTAGTGAAAGAAGATGGTAATGTAACCATAACTAATCCAGCAGCTGCACAgagaatatgaaatatttaaaggaAACCTTGAAGTGATCAGGGTACAAGAACAAAATAGGTCACagtattaaaaaagaactgttTGATCCAAATTCTGGTGATAGGGCTCAAAAAATGGTCCATTAGGAAAATAGGTGAACTGTACAATGTACTTGTACAATTTATTAATGGCTTTATCTTTGATTGTACCAGTACTTGTAATTCTCACATGCCTCTGTGGACCCTTGATTTTCCAAACCGGCTGGTGTCTCTAATTCTTGTAAGTACCGGTAGCTGGTTTCTGTGTGTGGTGTTAACTGTTAAGCAGTGTCTTTGACTCCCCCTGGATGGAACCGCAGTCTGTCACAGGTTACCTCCAAGCATAAGACGGTGTTGTAACACATGTACAATTATAGTGCTTGTTTGTCTTTTCTTGTAATGTCATGCCATGCAATccaattaaaaatcttttctcaGAGATTGTTGTCCTTTAACAGTGAATGTGGacagatttttttgttaaaataccaAACAAATGTAGATGAATGGAGAGATGGATCCAGGatgtatatagaaaaaaagttttatggtTCAGTTTTTGGCACGAATGTACAGAATTCCTTTGTTAAATACGGAATTCAGCTCCATAGTCTTTAATCATGATTATTAATTTATATCCATGTAAATCATTGTGACTTAAATTTCAattcttatcttttgttaaaaattataaatatgtgTAAGACTGCATGACCAGGATTGTATTTTACAGGTTCACATATTTCCTATTTTGATTTCTGCAttccttaatttttatttgtgctTAGTATGATAACACATTCAAACGTTGAAGTTGTCATGATAACTTCATTGACACACAAAACAAAGTACACTTGGTTTGTATGGGATGAATACAAACATGAACAAAGTCCAACAAATGAGAGCACCTATATTTAATGGTATCGAGTTTTTATCTGTCACATTTTGTCATAACATGTACTTCAGAATCTCATGACCTTTTACAAAAAGATATAAGCTGTATTTAGTATACAAAAAAAAGAAGTGAGTCTGTCTGTGTTTATTGCCCTAGGGCCAGATGAAGCCTACACTGTACAgctctacatgtacatcataaacATATCAATAATGCAGTAGCACCCCCTACTCCTACCCAACCCCTACCCCTGTACACATTATTCTAGACCAGTGACCAGCTGCTTCACTGTGTGGGTTCCCGAGTGACCATCCACCCTCTCCCTACTACTTGTAGTTCACTACTTGTACATCTATGTTTTATATAGATCTATATTGATGATCACATAGATAACACAGGATACAGGCAGTGGAGAGAGGAAAGATGGGTAAGGAGAAGACAGTCATTCTATAGAATCATTACTATCCATGTACCGGTAGTAACCTTAAGTAATGGTAGACATAAGTATTTGTAATGTTGTTATATAGTACCGGGTAAGTGGGCTGTAATCTGAGCCTGCAG
This is a stretch of genomic DNA from Crassostrea angulata isolate pt1a10 chromosome 4, ASM2561291v2, whole genome shotgun sequence. It encodes these proteins:
- the LOC128180900 gene encoding methylosome subunit pICln-like isoform X2, with product MPCVLTEETNRKMLLTALDVPTEGVRHVQDETVAYVEDDSQGNGSLYITDNVVTWRNSSGQGFSLQYPSISLHAVSRDLNAFPHECLFLMVDGKLSDDADPRQKSSDDEDEVVGPFEGDTATTEVRFVPADKGALDAMFNSMSDCQALHPDEQDTDSEADDFEANYYEGMEGEDNLTPEGQRTLEHLENLLLNGQGQGDGQNRPNGNEENTNQMDEDQFADADEMQ
- the LOC128180900 gene encoding methylosome subunit pICln-like isoform X1; this encodes MPCVLTEETNRKMLLTALDVPTEGVRHVQDETVAYVEDDSQGNGSLYITDNVVTWRNSSGQGFSLQYPSISLHAVSRDLNAFPHECLFLMVDGKLSDDADPRQKSSDDEDEVVGPFEGDTATTEVRFVPADKGALDAMFNSMSDCQALHPDEQDTDSEADDFEANYYEGMEGEDNLTPEGQRTLEHLENLLLNGQGQGDGQNRPNAGNEENTNQMDEDQFADADEMQ